The Mycobacterium seoulense genome has a window encoding:
- a CDS encoding helix-turn-helix transcriptional regulator, with amino-acid sequence MDSWGFGRTVRHWRDHVAPAAVGVPVGRRRRAAGLRREELAALAGISVDYLTRLEQGRATSPSIQVVEALARALRVSDSERELLFRLAGHATPGHHMVSSRVTPSVQRVLDRLANTPVAVYDATWTLLVANPPYDALMGPTTVWRGNERNSLWRNLIGPGNRAVHTPQERAEFEAGLIADLRLTAARYPADQRLKLLIRELAAHSPRFVELWEAGAPQPQRDFGRHKVIDHPQVGHITLECDTFIVAADDIRIMIYTAEPGTEDAERLALAIVLGTQSLVD; translated from the coding sequence ATGGATTCGTGGGGGTTCGGGCGAACAGTGCGGCATTGGCGTGACCACGTTGCGCCCGCCGCGGTCGGTGTCCCGGTCGGCAGGCGCCGACGCGCGGCGGGCCTACGCCGCGAAGAGCTCGCGGCGCTGGCCGGGATCTCAGTGGACTACCTGACCAGGCTCGAACAGGGCCGCGCCACTTCACCCTCGATCCAGGTCGTCGAAGCCCTCGCCCGTGCGTTGCGTGTCTCCGACTCCGAACGCGAGTTGCTTTTCCGTCTGGCCGGGCACGCCACGCCCGGGCATCACATGGTGTCGTCGCGGGTAACGCCGAGCGTGCAGCGGGTCCTGGATCGCCTGGCGAACACCCCGGTCGCCGTCTACGACGCCACCTGGACCCTGCTCGTCGCCAACCCCCCGTACGACGCACTGATGGGACCGACGACGGTATGGCGGGGAAACGAGCGAAACAGCCTGTGGCGCAACCTGATCGGCCCGGGAAACCGGGCTGTACACACGCCCCAGGAGAGAGCCGAGTTCGAGGCCGGCCTAATCGCCGACCTGCGGTTGACCGCCGCCCGCTATCCCGCCGATCAGCGGTTGAAGTTGCTGATCCGCGAACTTGCCGCGCACAGCCCGCGCTTCGTCGAGCTCTGGGAGGCCGGCGCACCGCAGCCGCAACGCGACTTCGGCCGGCACAAGGTGATCGACCACCCCCAGGTCGGCCACATCACGCTCGAATGTGACACGTTCATCGTCGCGGCCGACGACATCCGCATCATGATCTACACCGCCGAACCCGGCACCGAGGATGCCGAGCGGCTGGCCCTGGCCATCGTCCTGGGAACGCAGTCGCTGGTCGACTAG
- a CDS encoding acyl-CoA carboxylase subunit beta — translation MELAKEPGGEKAVAKREKKGIPSARARIHALVDPGTFMEVGALAKTPDDPNALYGDGCVTGHAMIDGRPVGVFSHDQTVFQGTVGEMFGRKVARLMEWCAMVACPIIGIQDSGGARIQDAVTSLAWYAELGRRHEALSGLVPQISLIFGKCAGGAVYSPIQDDLLVSVRDQGYFFVTGPDVIKEVTGEEVTLDELGGSDAQARYGNIHQVVDSEAEAFQYVRDFLSFLPSSTFGTPPIVNPGLEPEITPSDLELDAIVPDSDNAAYDMHEILLRIFDDGDFLDVAAQHGPAIITGYARVDGHPVGVIANQPMYMSGAIDNEASDKAARFVRFCDAFNIPLVFVVDTPGFLPGAEEEKRGIIKRGGRFLYSVVEADVPKVTITVRKSYGGAYAVMGSRQLTADFNFAWPTARIAVIGAEGAAQLLMKRFPDPTTPEAQQIKKDFIEGYNLNMAIPWTAAERGFIDAVIDPHETRLLLRKSLKLLRDKQLWFRTARKHGLIPV, via the coding sequence ATGGAGCTGGCCAAGGAGCCCGGCGGCGAGAAGGCCGTCGCCAAGCGCGAAAAGAAGGGCATCCCCAGCGCCCGCGCCCGCATCCACGCGCTGGTCGACCCGGGCACCTTCATGGAAGTCGGGGCGTTGGCCAAGACGCCGGACGACCCGAACGCGCTCTACGGCGACGGGTGCGTCACCGGCCACGCCATGATCGACGGCCGCCCGGTCGGGGTGTTCTCCCATGACCAGACGGTTTTCCAGGGCACGGTCGGGGAGATGTTCGGCCGCAAGGTGGCCCGGCTGATGGAGTGGTGCGCGATGGTCGCCTGCCCGATCATCGGCATCCAGGACTCCGGCGGCGCACGCATCCAGGACGCCGTCACCTCCCTGGCGTGGTACGCCGAGCTGGGCCGCCGCCACGAGGCGCTGTCCGGCCTGGTGCCGCAGATCTCCCTCATCTTCGGCAAATGCGCCGGGGGAGCGGTCTATTCGCCGATCCAGGACGACCTGCTCGTCTCGGTGCGTGACCAGGGCTACTTCTTCGTCACCGGCCCCGACGTGATCAAGGAGGTCACCGGCGAGGAGGTCACGCTCGACGAGCTGGGCGGCTCCGACGCGCAGGCCCGCTACGGCAACATCCACCAGGTGGTCGACTCCGAGGCCGAGGCGTTCCAGTACGTGCGCGACTTCCTGTCGTTCCTGCCGTCGAGCACCTTCGGCACGCCGCCGATCGTCAACCCCGGGCTGGAGCCGGAGATCACCCCGAGCGACCTGGAGCTCGACGCGATCGTGCCGGACTCCGACAACGCGGCCTACGACATGCACGAGATCCTGCTGCGCATCTTCGACGACGGCGACTTCCTCGATGTCGCCGCGCAGCACGGCCCGGCCATCATCACCGGTTACGCGCGCGTCGACGGCCACCCCGTGGGGGTGATCGCCAACCAGCCCATGTACATGTCGGGGGCGATCGACAACGAGGCGTCCGACAAGGCGGCGCGGTTCGTCCGGTTCTGCGACGCGTTCAACATCCCGCTGGTCTTCGTGGTGGACACCCCGGGCTTCCTGCCCGGCGCCGAGGAGGAGAAGCGGGGCATCATCAAGCGCGGCGGCCGCTTCCTGTACTCGGTCGTGGAGGCCGACGTGCCGAAGGTGACCATCACCGTGCGCAAGTCCTACGGCGGCGCCTATGCCGTGATGGGCTCCCGGCAGCTGACCGCCGACTTCAACTTCGCCTGGCCCACCGCGCGCATCGCGGTGATCGGCGCCGAGGGTGCCGCGCAGTTGCTGATGAAGCGCTTCCCCGACCCGACCACGCCCGAGGCGCAGCAGATCAAGAAGGACTTCATCGAGGGCTACAACCTCAACATGGCGATCCCGTGGACCGCCGCCGAGCGCGGGTTCATCGACGCGGTCATCGACCCGCACGAGACCCGGCTGCTGCTGCGCAAGTCGCTGAAGTTGTTGCGGGACAAGCAGTTGTGGTTCCGCACGGCGCGCAAGCACGGGCTGATCCCGGTCTAA
- the pks13 gene encoding polyketide synthase Pks13 (Pks13 is a key enzyme in mycolic acid biosynthesis.): MADTDHSENPDNSTSSPEGAVPAKKADLTVPEMREWLRNWVGRAVGKSPDDIDESVPMVELGLSSRDAVAMAADIEDMTGVTLSVAVAFQHPTIESLATRIIEGEPEADTSGDDVSDWTRNGPAERVDIAIVGLSTRLPGDMNTPDETWQALMEGRDAITDLPEGRWEEFLEEPRLAERVAKARTRGGYLKDIKGFDSEFFAVAKTEADNIDPQQRMALELTWEALEHARIPASSLRGESVGVYVGVSNNDYSFLAVSDPTVAHPYAITGTATSIIANRVSYFYDFRGPSVAVDTACSSSLVAIHQAVQALRNREADVAVAGGVNALITPVVTLGFDEIGQVLSPDGRIKSFSADADGYTRSEGGGMVVLKRVDDARRDGDQILAVIAGSAVNHDGRSNGLIAPNQDAQADVLRRAYKDAGIDPRTVDYIEAHGTGTVLGDPIEAEALGRVVGRGRPADRPALLGAVKTNVGHLESAAGAASMAKVVLALQHDKLPPSINFAGPSPYIDFDAMHLKVVDQATDWPRYGGYALAGVSSFGFGGANAHLVVREVLPRDVIEREPEPEPELKASSATAEAPTMEAHALRFDDFGNIIPDAEAPEEEEPELPGVTDEALRLKEIALEELAAQEAAEPTKPLIPLAVSAFLTSRKKAAAAELADWMESPEGQASSLESIGRALSRRNHGRSRAVVLAHDHEEAVKGLRAVAEGKQRPGVFSVDGPVTNGPVWVLAGFGAQHRKMGKSLYLRNEVFAEWIEKVDALIQDELGYSVLELILDDSQDYGIETTQVTIFAIQIALGELLKHHGAKPAAVVGQSLGEAASAYFAGGLSLRDATRTICSRSHLMGEGEAMLFGEYIRLMALVEYSADEIKTVFSDFPDLEVCVYAAPTQTVIGGPPEQVDAIIARAESEGKFARKFQTKGASHTQQMDPLLGELAAELQGIKPMSPTVGIYSTVHEGSYIKPGGEPIHDVDYWKKGLRHSVYFTHGVRNAVDSGHTTFLELAPNPVALMQVGLTTAAAGLHDAQLIPTLARKQDEVESMISTMAQLYVYGHDLNIWTLFTRATGPQDYANIPPTRFKRKEHWLDVHFGHGSSSVLMPGNHVALPDGRHVWEYNPRGLTDLPALVKAAAAEVLPDAQLAAAEQRAVPGEGARLVTTLTRHPGGASVQVHARIDESFTLVYDALVTRAGEAGVALPAAVGAGAALTAPANGAAAAPEAPADEAEAETLTDSLTNRYFSASMGKWSPDSGETIAERLGLIVGSAMGYEPEDLPWEVPLIELGLDSLMAVRIKNRVEYDFDLPPIQLAAVRDANLYNVEKLIEYAVEHRDEVEQLHDYQKTQSAEEIARMQAEMVSGATPATVTAPAPDPQAEPETQPAPPASDVPIPPPPTDPSGPNGNGAAQQQPNLSGAADALNQQAVAAALNSDVPPRDAAERVTFATWAIVTGKSPGGIFNPLPKLDDEQAAKMAQRLAERAEGPITVEDVLTSENIEALAEKVRQYLEAGVIDGFVRTLRPRPEGGTKPPVFVFHPAGGSTVVYEPLLNRLPSDTPMYGLERVEGSIEERAAQYIPKLIEMQGDGPYILAGWSLGGVLAYACAIGLKRLGKDVRWVGLIDAVRAGEEVPQTKEEIRKRWDRYARFAEKTFNVTIPEIPYEQLEELDDEGQIRFVLDAVSQSGVQIPAGIIEHQRTSYLDNRAIDTAQIQPYDGHVTLYMADRYHDDAIMFEPRYAVRQPDGGWGEYVSDLEVVPIGGEHIQAIDEPIIAKVGAHMTEALNEIEHDIEAGRRRTSEVGK, encoded by the coding sequence ATGGCTGACACCGATCACTCCGAGAATCCCGACAACAGCACCTCCTCGCCCGAGGGGGCTGTCCCCGCCAAGAAGGCCGACCTCACGGTCCCCGAGATGCGCGAGTGGCTGCGCAACTGGGTGGGCAGGGCCGTCGGCAAGTCGCCGGACGACATCGACGAGTCCGTGCCGATGGTGGAGCTGGGCCTGTCGTCGCGCGACGCCGTGGCGATGGCGGCCGACATCGAGGACATGACCGGCGTCACCCTGTCGGTCGCGGTGGCCTTCCAGCACCCGACCATCGAGTCGTTGGCCACGCGGATCATCGAGGGCGAGCCGGAAGCGGACACGAGCGGGGACGACGTCTCCGACTGGACGCGTAACGGCCCCGCCGAGCGGGTCGACATCGCGATCGTCGGCCTGTCCACCCGCTTGCCCGGCGACATGAACACCCCCGACGAGACGTGGCAGGCGCTGATGGAGGGCCGCGACGCCATCACCGACCTGCCCGAGGGTCGCTGGGAGGAGTTCCTCGAGGAGCCGCGGCTGGCCGAACGAGTCGCCAAGGCCCGCACACGCGGCGGCTACCTGAAGGACATCAAGGGCTTCGACTCCGAGTTCTTCGCGGTCGCCAAGACCGAGGCCGACAACATCGATCCGCAGCAGCGGATGGCGCTCGAGCTCACCTGGGAGGCGCTCGAACACGCCCGCATCCCGGCGTCGAGCCTGCGCGGCGAGTCCGTCGGCGTGTACGTCGGCGTCTCCAACAACGACTACAGCTTCCTGGCGGTGTCCGACCCGACGGTCGCTCACCCCTACGCGATCACCGGCACCGCGACGTCGATCATCGCCAACCGGGTCTCCTACTTCTACGACTTCCGCGGCCCATCGGTCGCGGTTGACACCGCGTGCTCGAGCTCGCTGGTGGCCATCCACCAGGCCGTCCAGGCGCTGCGCAACCGCGAAGCCGACGTCGCGGTCGCCGGCGGCGTCAACGCCCTGATCACCCCGGTGGTCACGCTCGGTTTCGACGAGATCGGCCAGGTGCTCTCCCCCGACGGCCGGATCAAGTCGTTCTCCGCAGATGCCGACGGCTACACCCGCTCCGAGGGCGGCGGCATGGTGGTGCTCAAGCGGGTCGACGACGCCCGCCGCGACGGCGACCAGATCCTGGCCGTGATCGCGGGCAGCGCGGTCAACCACGACGGCCGGTCCAACGGACTGATCGCGCCCAACCAGGACGCGCAGGCCGACGTGCTGCGCCGGGCCTACAAGGACGCCGGCATCGACCCGCGCACCGTCGACTACATCGAGGCGCACGGCACCGGCACCGTCCTCGGTGACCCGATCGAGGCCGAGGCGCTGGGCCGCGTCGTCGGCCGGGGCCGCCCGGCCGACCGCCCGGCGCTGCTGGGCGCGGTGAAAACCAATGTGGGCCACCTGGAGTCGGCGGCCGGCGCGGCCAGCATGGCCAAGGTGGTGCTGGCCCTGCAGCACGACAAGCTGCCGCCGTCGATCAACTTCGCCGGCCCCAGCCCGTACATCGACTTCGACGCGATGCACCTGAAGGTTGTCGACCAGGCCACCGACTGGCCGCGCTACGGCGGCTACGCGCTGGCCGGGGTGTCCAGCTTCGGCTTCGGCGGGGCCAACGCGCACCTGGTGGTGCGTGAGGTGTTGCCCCGCGACGTGATCGAGCGTGAGCCCGAGCCCGAACCCGAGCTGAAGGCCTCCTCGGCCACCGCCGAGGCGCCGACCATGGAAGCCCACGCGCTGCGCTTCGACGACTTCGGCAACATCATTCCCGACGCCGAGGCGCCCGAGGAGGAAGAGCCCGAACTGCCGGGCGTCACCGACGAGGCGTTGCGGCTCAAGGAGATCGCGCTGGAAGAGCTGGCGGCGCAGGAGGCCGCCGAGCCCACCAAGCCGCTGATCCCGCTCGCGGTGTCGGCGTTCTTGACGTCGCGCAAGAAGGCCGCGGCCGCCGAGCTGGCGGACTGGATGGAAAGCCCGGAGGGGCAGGCGTCGTCGCTGGAATCGATCGGGCGGGCGCTGTCGCGGCGCAACCACGGCCGCTCCCGCGCGGTGGTGCTGGCCCACGACCACGAGGAGGCCGTCAAGGGCCTGCGCGCGGTCGCCGAGGGCAAGCAGCGGCCGGGTGTGTTCAGCGTTGACGGACCGGTGACCAACGGCCCCGTGTGGGTGCTGGCCGGGTTCGGCGCGCAGCACCGCAAGATGGGCAAGAGCCTGTATCTGCGCAACGAGGTCTTCGCCGAGTGGATCGAGAAGGTCGACGCGCTGATCCAGGACGAGCTGGGCTACTCGGTGCTCGAGCTGATCCTCGACGACTCGCAGGACTACGGCATCGAGACCACCCAGGTCACCATCTTCGCGATCCAGATCGCGCTGGGTGAGCTGCTCAAGCACCACGGCGCCAAGCCCGCCGCGGTGGTCGGCCAGTCGCTGGGCGAGGCCGCGTCGGCCTACTTCGCCGGCGGCCTGTCGCTGCGCGACGCCACCCGCACCATCTGCTCGCGCTCGCACCTGATGGGTGAGGGCGAGGCGATGCTGTTCGGCGAGTACATCCGGCTGATGGCGCTGGTGGAATACTCCGCCGACGAGATCAAGACGGTGTTCTCCGACTTCCCCGACCTGGAGGTGTGCGTCTACGCCGCCCCCACCCAAACCGTCATCGGCGGTCCGCCCGAGCAGGTGGACGCGATCATCGCCCGCGCGGAATCCGAAGGCAAGTTCGCCCGCAAGTTCCAGACCAAGGGCGCCAGCCACACCCAGCAGATGGACCCGCTGCTCGGTGAGCTCGCCGCGGAGCTGCAGGGCATCAAGCCGATGAGCCCGACGGTCGGGATCTACTCGACGGTGCACGAGGGCAGCTACATCAAGCCCGGCGGCGAGCCGATCCACGACGTCGACTACTGGAAGAAGGGCCTGCGCCACAGCGTCTACTTCACCCACGGCGTCCGCAACGCCGTCGACAGCGGCCACACCACTTTCCTGGAGCTGGCCCCCAACCCGGTGGCGCTCATGCAGGTGGGCCTGACCACTGCCGCGGCCGGGTTGCACGACGCGCAGCTGATCCCGACGCTGGCCCGCAAGCAGGACGAGGTCGAGTCGATGATCTCGACGATGGCGCAGCTCTACGTCTACGGCCACGACCTGAACATCTGGACGCTGTTCACCCGCGCCACCGGACCGCAGGACTACGCCAACATCCCGCCGACCCGGTTCAAGCGCAAGGAGCACTGGCTGGACGTGCACTTCGGGCACGGCAGCAGCTCGGTGCTCATGCCCGGCAACCACGTCGCGCTGCCGGACGGCCGCCACGTGTGGGAGTACAACCCCCGCGGCCTGACGGACCTGCCCGCGCTGGTGAAAGCCGCTGCGGCCGAGGTGCTTCCGGACGCCCAGCTGGCGGCCGCCGAGCAGCGCGCGGTGCCCGGCGAGGGTGCCCGGCTGGTGACCACGCTGACCCGGCACCCCGGCGGTGCCTCGGTGCAGGTGCACGCCCGCATCGACGAGTCCTTCACGCTGGTCTACGACGCGCTGGTGACCCGGGCCGGGGAGGCGGGTGTCGCCCTGCCGGCCGCGGTCGGCGCGGGCGCGGCCCTCACGGCTCCCGCCAACGGGGCGGCGGCCGCGCCGGAGGCGCCCGCCGACGAGGCCGAAGCCGAAACCCTGACGGACAGCCTGACCAACCGGTACTTCTCGGCCAGCATGGGCAAGTGGTCGCCGGACTCGGGGGAGACCATCGCCGAGCGCCTGGGCCTGATCGTCGGCTCCGCGATGGGCTACGAGCCCGAGGATCTGCCGTGGGAGGTGCCGCTGATCGAGCTCGGCCTGGACTCGCTGATGGCCGTGCGGATCAAGAACCGGGTCGAGTACGACTTCGATCTGCCGCCGATCCAGCTGGCCGCGGTGCGTGACGCCAACCTCTACAACGTGGAGAAGCTGATCGAGTACGCGGTCGAGCACCGCGACGAGGTCGAGCAGCTGCACGACTACCAGAAGACGCAGTCGGCCGAGGAGATCGCCCGGATGCAGGCGGAGATGGTGAGTGGCGCGACACCGGCCACGGTGACGGCGCCGGCGCCCGATCCGCAAGCCGAGCCCGAGACCCAACCGGCCCCGCCGGCCTCGGACGTCCCGATTCCGCCGCCGCCCACGGACCCGTCGGGACCCAACGGCAATGGCGCCGCGCAGCAGCAGCCCAACCTGAGTGGCGCCGCCGACGCGCTGAACCAGCAGGCGGTCGCGGCGGCGCTCAACTCCGACGTGCCGCCGCGCGACGCCGCCGAGCGGGTCACGTTCGCCACGTGGGCGATCGTCACCGGCAAGTCACCGGGCGGCATCTTCAACCCGCTGCCCAAGCTGGACGACGAGCAGGCCGCCAAGATGGCGCAGCGCCTCGCCGAGCGCGCCGAGGGTCCGATCACCGTCGAGGACGTGCTGACGTCGGAGAACATCGAGGCGCTGGCCGAGAAGGTGCGGCAGTACCTGGAGGCCGGCGTGATCGACGGGTTCGTCCGCACCCTGCGGCCGCGGCCCGAGGGCGGCACCAAGCCGCCGGTGTTCGTGTTCCACCCGGCCGGTGGCTCGACCGTCGTGTACGAGCCGTTGCTCAACCGGCTGCCGTCGGACACCCCGATGTACGGATTGGAGCGGGTCGAGGGCTCGATCGAAGAGCGTGCCGCGCAATACATTCCGAAGCTGATCGAGATGCAGGGCGACGGGCCCTACATCCTGGCCGGCTGGTCGCTGGGCGGCGTGCTCGCCTACGCGTGCGCGATCGGGCTCAAGCGGCTGGGCAAGGACGTCCGCTGGGTGGGCCTGATCGACGCGGTCCGCGCGGGCGAGGAGGTCCCGCAGACCAAGGAGGAGATCCGCAAACGCTGGGACCGCTACGCCCGGTTCGCCGAGAAGACCTTCAACGTCACCATCCCGGAGATCCCGTACGAGCAGCTCGAGGAGCTCGACGACGAGGGCCAGATCCGGTTCGTGCTCGACGCGGTCAGCCAGAGCGGTGTGCAGATCCCGGCCGGGATCATCGAGCACCAGCGCACGTCGTACCTGGACAACCGGGCCATCGACACCGCCCAGATCCAGCCGTACGACGGGCATGTCACCCTCTACATGGCCGATCGCTACCATGACGACGCGATCATGTTCGAGCCGCGGTATGCCGTTCGCCAGCCGGACGGTGGCTGGGGCGAGTACGTGTCCGACCTCGAGGTCGTGCCGATCGGTGGGGAACACATCCAGGCCATCGACGAGCCGATCATCGCCAAGGTGGGCGCACACATGACCGAGGCCTTGAACGAGATCGAGCACGACATCGAGGCGGGGCGCCGCCGGACGAGTGAGGTGGGCAAGTAG
- the fadD32 gene encoding long-chain-fatty-acid--AMP ligase FadD32 — MPYHNPFIVNGKIRFPDNTNLVKHVEKWARVRGDKLAYRFLDFSTERDGIARDIVWRDFSARNRAVGARLQQVTQPGDRIAILCPQNLDYLIAFFGALYAGRIAVPLFDPGEPGHVGRLHAVLDDCTPSTILTTTEAAEGVRKFIRARSAKERPRVIAVDAVPNEVASTWVEPEADENTIAYLQYTSGSTRTPTGVEITHLNLPTNVLQVLNGLEGKESDRGLSWLPFFHDMGLITALLSPVIGHNFTFMTPAAFVRRPGRWIREMARKPEDAPDSEVITVAPNFAFEHAAVRGVPKEGEPPLDLSNVKAILNGSEPVSPASMRKFYEAFAPYGLRETAIKPSYGLAEATLFVSTTPMDQAPTVIHVDRDELNKQRFVEVAPDAPNAVAQVSAGVIGVDEWAVIVDPDTASELPDGQIGEIWLHGKNLGLGYWGKEAETQETFRNILKSRISQSHAEGAEDDGLWVRTGDYGTYHKGHLYIAGRIKDLVIIDGRNHYPQDLEYSAQEASRALRTGYVAAFSVPANELPQVVFDNPHTGLKYDPEDGSEQLVIVAERAPGTHKLDYQPIADEIRAAIAVRHGVTIRDLLLVQAGTIPRTSSGKIGRRACRAAYLDGSLRSGVGSPTAFASSTD; from the coding sequence ATGCCGTACCACAACCCGTTCATCGTGAATGGAAAGATCAGGTTCCCCGACAACACCAACCTGGTCAAGCACGTTGAGAAGTGGGCGAGGGTTCGCGGCGACAAGTTGGCCTATCGGTTTCTCGACTTCTCCACCGAACGCGACGGCATCGCCCGCGACATCGTCTGGCGCGATTTCAGCGCCCGGAACAGGGCCGTGGGCGCCCGGCTGCAGCAGGTCACCCAGCCGGGTGACCGCATCGCCATCCTGTGCCCGCAGAACCTGGACTACCTCATCGCCTTCTTCGGCGCGCTCTACGCCGGCCGGATCGCGGTGCCGCTGTTCGACCCGGGCGAGCCGGGCCACGTCGGCCGCCTGCACGCGGTGCTCGACGACTGCACCCCCTCGACGATCCTGACCACCACCGAGGCCGCCGAAGGGGTCCGCAAGTTCATCCGCGCCCGCTCCGCCAAGGAGCGGCCCCGCGTGATCGCCGTCGACGCGGTGCCCAACGAGGTGGCCTCCACCTGGGTTGAGCCGGAGGCCGACGAGAACACCATCGCCTACCTGCAGTACACGTCCGGCTCCACCCGCACCCCGACCGGCGTCGAGATCACCCACCTGAACCTGCCGACCAACGTGCTGCAGGTGCTCAACGGGCTCGAGGGCAAGGAGAGCGACCGCGGCCTGTCCTGGCTGCCGTTCTTCCACGACATGGGCCTGATCACCGCGCTGCTGTCGCCGGTGATCGGTCACAACTTCACCTTCATGACGCCGGCCGCGTTCGTGCGCCGGCCCGGCCGGTGGATCCGGGAGATGGCACGCAAGCCCGAGGACGCCCCGGACAGCGAGGTCATCACCGTCGCGCCGAACTTCGCCTTCGAGCACGCCGCGGTGCGGGGTGTGCCCAAGGAGGGTGAGCCGCCGCTGGACCTGAGCAACGTCAAGGCGATCCTCAACGGCAGCGAGCCGGTGTCCCCGGCGTCGATGCGCAAGTTCTACGAGGCGTTCGCGCCCTACGGCCTGCGCGAGACCGCGATCAAGCCGTCCTACGGCCTGGCCGAGGCGACGCTGTTCGTCTCCACCACTCCCATGGATCAGGCGCCCACGGTCATCCACGTCGACCGCGACGAACTCAACAAGCAACGCTTCGTCGAGGTGGCCCCCGACGCGCCCAACGCCGTCGCGCAGGTATCCGCGGGCGTCATCGGCGTCGACGAATGGGCCGTGATCGTCGACCCCGACACCGCCAGCGAGCTGCCCGACGGCCAGATCGGCGAGATCTGGCTGCACGGCAAGAACCTGGGTCTGGGCTACTGGGGCAAGGAGGCGGAGACCCAGGAGACCTTCCGCAACATCCTCAAGTCGCGCATCAGCCAGTCGCACGCCGAGGGAGCCGAGGACGACGGGCTGTGGGTGCGCACCGGCGACTACGGCACCTACCACAAGGGCCACCTCTATATAGCGGGCCGGATCAAGGACCTTGTCATCATCGACGGCCGCAACCACTATCCGCAGGACCTCGAGTACTCGGCCCAGGAAGCCAGCCGGGCCCTGCGTACGGGCTACGTGGCCGCGTTCTCCGTTCCGGCCAACGAGCTGCCGCAGGTGGTGTTCGACAACCCGCACACCGGCCTCAAGTACGACCCCGAGGACGGCTCCGAGCAGCTGGTGATCGTCGCCGAGCGGGCCCCGGGCACGCACAAGCTCGACTACCAGCCCATCGCCGACGAGATCCGCGCGGCCATCGCCGTGCGGCACGGGGTCACCATCCGCGACCTGCTGCTGGTGCAGGCCGGAACCATTCCGCGCACCTCCAGCGGCAAGATCGGGCGCCGCGCATGCCGCGCCGCTTACCTCGACGGCAGCCTGCGCAGCGGCGTCGGTTCGCCGACCGCCTTCGCCAGCTCCACAGACTGA
- the culp6 gene encoding carboxylesterase Culp6, producing the protein MATNARRKRHRALAWTAALTMAGVVLLVIVLVVVLLRGHESPPSAVPPGVLPSPPTTTHPHKPRPASQDASCPDVQLVNVPGTWESAPQDDPLNPMQFPNALLHKVTTAITQQFPASRVQEYTTPYTAQFHNPLGGDTQMSYNESRAEGTRATVQAMTDMNAKCPLTSYVLTGFSQGAVIAGDIASDIGNGRGPVDDDLVLGVTLIADGRRQPGVGKDVGPNPPGQGAEVTLHEVPVLSGLGLTMTGARPGGFGALDGKTNEICAPGDLICAAPEEAFSVANLPNTLNTLAGNGGQPIHALYATTQFWNLDGQAATDWTLNWVQGLITNAPHPKHG; encoded by the coding sequence ATGGCTACCAACGCTCGGCGTAAGCGCCACCGCGCCCTCGCCTGGACCGCCGCCTTGACGATGGCGGGGGTGGTGTTGCTGGTCATCGTGCTGGTGGTCGTCTTGCTGCGCGGCCACGAGTCGCCGCCCAGCGCGGTGCCACCCGGCGTCCTGCCGTCGCCGCCCACGACCACCCACCCCCACAAACCGCGGCCGGCTTCCCAAGACGCGTCGTGTCCCGACGTCCAGCTGGTCAACGTCCCCGGCACCTGGGAGTCCGCTCCTCAGGACGACCCGCTCAACCCGATGCAGTTCCCCAACGCGTTGCTGCACAAGGTGACCACGGCGATCACCCAGCAGTTCCCCGCGTCGCGGGTGCAGGAGTACACCACGCCCTACACCGCGCAGTTCCACAACCCGCTGGGCGGTGACACCCAGATGTCGTACAACGAGAGCCGCGCCGAGGGCACCCGGGCGACGGTGCAGGCGATGACGGACATGAACGCCAAGTGCCCGTTGACCAGTTACGTGCTGACGGGCTTCTCCCAGGGCGCGGTGATCGCCGGTGACATCGCCAGCGATATCGGTAACGGCCGCGGACCCGTCGACGACGACCTGGTGCTCGGTGTGACGTTGATCGCCGACGGTCGCCGCCAGCCGGGCGTGGGCAAGGACGTCGGGCCCAACCCGCCGGGGCAGGGCGCCGAGGTCACGCTGCACGAAGTGCCGGTGCTGTCCGGTCTGGGGTTGACCATGACCGGCGCGCGGCCCGGTGGGTTCGGCGCGCTCGACGGCAAGACCAATGAGATCTGCGCGCCGGGCGACCTCATCTGCGCGGCGCCGGAAGAGGCGTTCAGCGTGGCCAACCTGCCCAACACGCTGAACACCCTGGCCGGAAATGGCGGACAGCCCATCCACGCGCTGTACGCAACGACACAGTTCTGGAACCTCGACGGGCAGGCCGCGACCGATTGGACGTTGAACTGGGTCCAAGGGTTGATCACCAACGCGCCGCATCCCAAACATGGATGA